In a single window of the Terrirubrum flagellatum genome:
- the hflC gene encoding protease modulator HflC translates to MNGSAMKVVGGILIAIIAVVVFGAAFTVQQTQHALVLRFGQAVRSISESGLYFKYPIIDTVITVDNRILELDRPALEVIASDQKRIVIDSFSRYRVTDPLRFYQSVQTVAGANLRLSSIIDSALRGVVGDATFATVVRTDRAGVMKKMRDEVNQQAKGFGIEVVDVRIRRADLPEQNSKAVFQRMQTERQREAADIRAQGQEQSLSIRARADREVARIRGEANQKGEEVRGAADAERNAIFAAAFGKDPDFFTFYRSMQAYEAGLKGSETRMVLSPDSDFFRYFNDPNGRRSTPAAPSGN, encoded by the coding sequence ATGAACGGTTCAGCCATGAAAGTCGTCGGAGGAATTCTGATCGCCATCATCGCGGTCGTGGTGTTCGGCGCGGCCTTCACCGTGCAGCAGACGCAGCATGCGCTGGTGCTGCGCTTCGGCCAGGCAGTGCGTTCGATCTCGGAGTCCGGTCTCTATTTCAAGTACCCGATTATCGATACCGTGATCACGGTCGATAATCGCATTCTCGAGCTTGATCGCCCGGCGCTGGAAGTGATCGCGTCCGACCAGAAGCGGATCGTGATCGATTCCTTCTCGCGCTACCGTGTGACCGATCCGCTGCGCTTCTATCAGTCGGTGCAGACGGTGGCCGGCGCCAATCTGCGTCTGTCGAGCATCATCGACTCGGCGCTGCGCGGCGTCGTCGGTGATGCGACCTTCGCGACCGTCGTGCGCACCGATCGCGCCGGTGTGATGAAGAAAATGCGCGACGAGGTGAATCAGCAGGCGAAAGGCTTCGGCATCGAGGTCGTCGATGTGCGCATCCGTCGCGCCGATCTGCCGGAACAGAACTCGAAGGCGGTGTTCCAGCGTATGCAGACGGAGCGCCAGCGCGAGGCGGCCGACATCCGCGCCCAGGGCCAGGAGCAGAGCCTCTCGATCCGCGCCCGCGCCGACCGCGAGGTGGCGCGCATTCGCGGCGAGGCAAACCAGAAGGGCGAGGAAGTGCGCGGCGCGGCCGATGCGGAGCGCAACGCCATCTTCGCCGCCGCCTTCGGCAAGGACCCGGACTTCTTCACCTTCTATCGCTCGATGCAGGCCTACGAAGCGGGTCTGAAGGGCAGCGAGACCCGGATGGTGCTTTCGCCCGATTCCGACTTCTTCAGGTATTTTAACGACCCGAATGGACGGCGCTCGACGCCGGCCGCGCCTTCAGGCAACTGA